Genomic segment of Parachlamydia sp. AcF125:
CCATAAAAAAGCGTGATGAAAATAAGTTTAAAGCGAAGGGGATTTAGCGTCTATCTTTGATTAGCTCTGCCGAATAGATGGGCACCCCAGGACAAGAAAGGATAGGGAAATAGAGCTTTCAGAGTCTTAACTTGCCTATATGCTTTTGAACAATGAGACTCCGCTCCCCCTAATTGATTAGAGAAGTTTAATTCATCCATTCATTTATTTTTTCAATTAAGGCTTCATAATCCATCCCTTCAATTTGAATCAATTTATGCCGGCTCGTTTCCCCTTGAATAATTTGAATGTGTTGCTGTCTTATTCCTAAAAATTTTGACAAGAATTTGATGACAGCCTCATTCGCCTTTCCCTTCTCTGGCGCCGCAGAAATATGAAGTTTTAGCTTATGATTTTCCCAGCCTGCTATCCCCTTTTTTGAGGAATTTGGAATCACTTTAATGGAAAGGGTTGTTTTCAACATAGGCTTGTGCTTATTTAATTTATAATGGATTTAAATTTTACGAAACGCATTTACTAGAAAATAACTTGAAATCAACTAGTTTAAGAAGTCCTGTTAAATACACTTTTAACGGTTTTCGCTGCTTTCTTCCTTTGCTTGCCCTTTGGTAATTTCCCAAAAATGCAACAAATGATTGCGTAGTGTTTTAGTTTTTAAAATTGCAAATTTTGATTTTTTAATATATTCAGGCTGTGAATAAAAACTTAAAATTTTCTGAAATTGTTGCATGGTATGTGTTGCATCGCCACATTGAATCTGCATAAAGTTTGAATCTAAAATAAAGCCTTTATTTTCGTCTAACTTAATGTAGTTAATTGCATGCCCCTTAGTCTCGCTGCTGTAAAAAGTCACCAAATAAATTCCCGGCCTTAATTTCGAAATGTTTTGGAGATAAGATCCATTATTTGCATGCGCGGAGCAATGTCCCATCACTTTTTGCACCGATTTTATATCTAAATCACGCGCACGCGCTATCGCTTGAAGGCGAACATGGTCAAAATGATGTCTCATGATGAGCAGAAGTGCCGA
This window contains:
- a CDS encoding DUF167 domain-containing protein — encoded protein: MLKTTLSIKVIPNSSKKGIAGWENHKLKLHISAAPEKGKANEAVIKFLSKFLGIRQQHIQIIQGETSRHKLIQIEGMDYEALIEKINEWMN